The proteins below are encoded in one region of Aeromonas veronii:
- a CDS encoding YraN family protein produces MKGLLARMNRQWQNLFPSPTSKGQHFEHLAERWLQAQGLQPVTRNYRCRGGEIDLIMHQGDTLVFVEVRYRESASHGGAAGSVTRRKQHKIVLAARHYFKQHAINEASQACRFDVIAFEGDQPHWIRNAF; encoded by the coding sequence ATGAAGGGTCTACTGGCACGAATGAACCGGCAGTGGCAGAACCTGTTCCCGTCACCGACGAGCAAGGGTCAGCACTTTGAGCACCTAGCGGAGCGCTGGTTGCAGGCCCAGGGCCTGCAACCCGTGACCCGCAACTACCGCTGCCGGGGTGGCGAGATCGATCTCATCATGCACCAGGGTGATACCCTGGTGTTTGTCGAGGTCAGGTACCGTGAGAGTGCCAGCCATGGCGGTGCCGCCGGCTCGGTCACCCGGCGCAAACAGCACAAGATCGTGCTGGCCGCACGCCACTATTTCAAGCAACATGCCATCAACGAGGCCAGCCAGGCCTGCCGATTCGATGTGATCGCGTTCGAGGGCGACCAGCCACACTGGATCCGGAACGCATTTTAA
- the dolP gene encoding division/outer membrane stress-associated lipid-binding lipoprotein, giving the protein MNKKILVLGLLTTSLLLQGCAAVVVGGAAGATKASGDRRTLGAQWDDQTIELKAANLLADNKQLSAASKISVYSNNGRVLLVGQTPSDAYKQEAGKIVGRIEGVRHVYNELRLGKPVSIGVRSNDTWITSKVRADMLGTKGFDSTKVKVVTENSEVFLIGLVTRQEGEQAVEIARHVSGVKQVIKAFEFAQN; this is encoded by the coding sequence ATGAACAAGAAGATATTGGTGCTTGGCCTGCTGACTACCTCCCTGCTGCTGCAAGGCTGCGCCGCCGTCGTGGTGGGAGGCGCTGCCGGGGCCACCAAGGCGTCCGGCGATCGCCGTACCCTGGGCGCTCAGTGGGACGATCAGACCATAGAACTGAAAGCGGCCAATCTGCTGGCGGACAACAAGCAACTGAGCGCAGCCAGCAAGATCAGCGTCTACAGCAACAATGGCCGCGTGCTGTTGGTCGGCCAGACCCCTTCCGACGCCTACAAGCAGGAAGCGGGCAAGATAGTGGGTCGAATCGAAGGGGTTCGCCACGTCTACAACGAGCTGCGCCTCGGCAAGCCGGTGAGCATAGGGGTGCGCAGCAACGATACCTGGATCACCTCCAAGGTCAGAGCCGACATGCTGGGCACCAAGGGCTTTGACAGCACCAAGGTCAAGGTGGTAACCGAGAATAGCGAGGTCTTCCTCATCGGTCTGGTGACCCGTCAGGAAGGAGAGCAGGCGGTGGAGATCGCCCGCCACGTTAGCGGTGTGAAGCAGGTGATCAAGGCCTTCGAATTTGCCCAGAACTGA
- the petA gene encoding ubiquinol-cytochrome c reductase iron-sulfur subunit has translation MSNVPVDTGRRRFLTWSTVAVGGVGAAFTAVPFIKSWNPSAKAKAAGAPVEVDISKLEPGQLIRVEWRGKPVWVVKRTKQTLDALAAHDDKLRDPASDEPQQPDYAHNGYRSIKPEIFVAVGICTHLGCSPSYLPDSFGEQVQGVTSGFFCPCHGSKFDMAGRVFQGVPAPLNLVIPPYQFLSDTTILVGADGKEA, from the coding sequence ATGAGCAATGTGCCAGTTGATACCGGCCGCCGCAGATTTCTTACCTGGTCAACGGTTGCCGTTGGCGGTGTAGGAGCTGCTTTTACCGCAGTGCCGTTTATAAAATCATGGAATCCGAGTGCCAAAGCCAAAGCGGCAGGGGCTCCGGTTGAAGTCGATATCAGCAAGTTGGAACCGGGCCAGCTCATCCGTGTGGAGTGGCGTGGCAAGCCGGTCTGGGTCGTGAAGCGTACCAAGCAGACGCTGGACGCCCTGGCGGCACATGACGACAAGCTGCGTGACCCCGCCTCCGATGAACCACAGCAGCCGGATTACGCCCACAACGGCTATCGATCCATCAAACCCGAGATCTTCGTCGCGGTCGGCATTTGCACCCACCTCGGCTGCTCTCCTTCTTACCTGCCGGACAGTTTCGGTGAACAGGTTCAGGGGGTGACTTCCGGCTTCTTCTGCCCCTGTCATGGCTCCAAGTTTGACATGGCCGGCCGGGTATTCCAGGGCGTTCCCGCGCCATTGAATCTGGTTATTCCGCCATATCAATTCCTCAGCGACACCACCATTCTGGTGGGTGCTGATGGCAAGGAGGCCTGA
- a CDS encoding D-sedoheptulose-7-phosphate isomerase, which translates to MTDPIKENYTESIQTKIAAAEALPEAIHTAAQMLTICLLNGHKVMACGNGPSAALAQLFISELVNCYETERPSLPGMALTPDMATISAIATDHGFEEVYSKQIRALGQPGDILVVITTTGNSRNLIKAAEAALSRDMTIIVLGGGDGGEIAGLLGPNDVEIRVPSARRPRILEVNLLTLHCLCDLIDQTLFPQQED; encoded by the coding sequence ATGACTGATCCCATCAAAGAGAATTACACCGAGAGCATCCAGACCAAGATAGCCGCTGCCGAGGCACTGCCGGAGGCTATCCATACCGCAGCCCAGATGCTGACCATCTGTCTGCTCAATGGCCACAAGGTGATGGCATGCGGCAATGGCCCTTCCGCTGCCCTGGCCCAGCTGTTCATCTCCGAGCTGGTCAACTGCTACGAGACCGAGCGCCCCTCCCTGCCCGGCATGGCCCTGACCCCGGACATGGCGACCATCAGCGCCATCGCCACCGATCACGGCTTCGAAGAGGTCTACTCCAAGCAGATCCGGGCCCTGGGTCAGCCGGGAGATATCCTGGTGGTCATCACGACCACGGGGAACAGCCGCAACCTGATCAAGGCGGCGGAAGCGGCCCTCTCCCGCGACATGACCATCATAGTGCTCGGTGGTGGTGACGGCGGCGAGATTGCTGGCCTGCTCGGTCCCAACGACGTGGAAATCCGGGTGCCCTCAGCCCGCCGCCCCCGCATTCTGGAGGTGAACCTGTTGACCCTGCACTGTCTCTGTGATCTCATCGACCAGACGCTTTTCCCGCAACAGGAGGATTGA
- the rpsI gene encoding 30S ribosomal protein S9: MAENQYYGTGRRKSSTARVFIKAGSGKIVINQRSLEQYFGRPTARMVVRQPLELVEMTEKLDLYITVNGGGISGQAGAIRHGITRALMQYDETLRSELRKAGFVTRDARKVERKKVGLHKARKRPQYSKR; encoded by the coding sequence ATGGCAGAAAATCAATACTACGGTACCGGCCGTCGCAAAAGCTCCACTGCTCGCGTCTTCATCAAAGCGGGTAGCGGTAAAATCGTAATCAACCAGCGCTCCCTGGAGCAATACTTCGGTCGTCCGACTGCCCGCATGGTAGTTCGTCAGCCGCTGGAACTGGTTGAGATGACCGAGAAACTGGATCTGTACATCACCGTTAACGGTGGTGGCATCTCCGGTCAAGCTGGTGCGATCCGCCACGGTATCACTCGTGCTCTGATGCAGTACGACGAGACCCTGCGTTCCGAACTGCGTAAAGCAGGCTTTGTTACTCGCGATGCCCGTAAGGTTGAGCGTAAGAAAGTCGGTCTGCACAAAGCGCGTAAGCGTCCGCAGTACTCCAAGCGTTAA
- a CDS encoding cytochrome c1, producing the protein MKRIIFAVLALLPSLALAAGSGFPLDKADYDLGDKASLQRGAATFMNYCAGCHSTQYQRYNRVAADIGIPEDLMRENLIFTGAKIGDLMKSAMSEKDAARWFGAPPPDLTLVARVRGADWIYTYLRSFYVDETRPFGVNNAVFPSVGMPHVLEPLQGTPRAEFGTHEVDGQPVQQVVSIKSDGNGEMNNEEYDQTVLDLVNFLVYSAEPVQQERERMGFWVLGFIAIFFIFTVLLKKEFWRDVH; encoded by the coding sequence ATGAAAAGAATAATTTTTGCGGTACTTGCCCTGTTGCCAAGTCTGGCACTGGCGGCCGGCAGTGGTTTCCCGCTCGACAAGGCCGATTACGACCTGGGTGACAAGGCGTCCTTGCAGCGCGGGGCCGCCACCTTCATGAACTACTGCGCTGGTTGCCACTCGACCCAGTATCAACGTTACAACCGGGTGGCTGCCGATATCGGCATTCCGGAAGATCTGATGCGGGAGAACCTCATCTTCACCGGCGCCAAGATTGGCGATCTGATGAAGAGTGCCATGTCCGAGAAGGATGCGGCACGCTGGTTCGGGGCACCACCGCCGGATCTGACCCTTGTTGCCCGGGTGCGCGGTGCGGACTGGATCTACACCTATCTGCGCTCCTTTTACGTGGATGAAACCCGTCCATTCGGGGTGAACAATGCGGTCTTCCCGTCCGTGGGCATGCCCCATGTGCTGGAGCCGCTGCAAGGAACGCCCAGAGCCGAATTCGGTACTCACGAGGTAGACGGGCAGCCGGTTCAGCAAGTCGTCAGCATCAAATCTGACGGCAACGGTGAAATGAATAACGAAGAATATGATCAGACGGTACTGGATCTGGTAAACTTCTTGGTCTACTCGGCTGAGCCGGTACAGCAGGAGCGCGAACGCATGGGCTTCTGGGTACTCGGTTTCATCGCTATCTTCTTCATCTTCACTGTGCTGTTGAAGAAGGAATTCTGGCGCGACGTTCACTAA
- the rplM gene encoding 50S ribosomal protein L13 has translation MKTFVAKPETVKRDWYIVDAEGKTLGRIATEIAARLRGKHKAEYTPHVDTGDYIIVVNAEKVHVTGKKFTDKMYHAHSGFPGGIKSISFDKLIQRKPEMVIEAAVKGMLPKGPLGRAMFRKLKVYAGAEHAHAAQQPQVLDI, from the coding sequence ATGAAAACTTTCGTTGCCAAGCCAGAAACCGTAAAACGTGACTGGTACATTGTGGACGCAGAAGGTAAAACTCTGGGTCGTATCGCCACCGAGATCGCTGCTCGTCTGCGCGGTAAGCACAAAGCGGAATACACTCCGCACGTTGACACCGGTGATTACATCATCGTTGTAAACGCCGAGAAGGTACACGTAACCGGTAAGAAATTTACCGACAAAATGTACCATGCTCACTCCGGTTTCCCGGGTGGTATCAAGTCCATCAGCTTCGACAAGCTGATTCAGCGTAAGCCGGAAATGGTAATCGAAGCTGCCGTCAAGGGCATGCTGCCGAAGGGCCCGCTGGGTCGTGCCATGTTCCGTAAGCTGAAAGTTTACGCAGGCGCAGAGCACGCTCATGCTGCTCAGCAACCTCAAGTACTGGATATCTAA
- the zapE gene encoding cell division protein ZapE — MTPQQKYQQDLQRPGFLADPAQAMAVTRLERLYQDLCASPTPTRSRGLFSWLQKTRPPAPVLGLYMWGGVGRGKTWLMDTFFESLPGTRKLRIHFHRFMHRIHAELKGLTGQADPLKLIASRLADEVDVICFDEFFVSDITDAMLLGTLFQELFGHGVVLVATSNIPPKDLYRNGLQRARFLPAIALIERHCEILNVDGGVDYRLRTLEQAEIYHFPLDEEAKSNLERYFSQLTGLPQAIPAPLEVNHRQLSALGKGEGVLYMEFEQLCCTPRSQGDYIELAREFHTVLLANVQPMGTGTDDAARRFIAMVDEFYERHVKLILSAAVPMVELYGDGLLNFEFKRCLSRLQEMQSHEYLARVHLP, encoded by the coding sequence ATGACCCCGCAGCAAAAATACCAGCAGGATTTGCAGCGTCCCGGCTTTTTGGCCGACCCGGCCCAGGCGATGGCCGTGACCCGGCTGGAACGACTCTATCAGGATTTGTGCGCCAGCCCGACTCCGACCAGATCCCGTGGCCTGTTCAGCTGGCTGCAAAAAACCAGGCCACCGGCTCCCGTCCTTGGACTCTATATGTGGGGTGGAGTGGGCAGAGGCAAGACCTGGTTGATGGATACTTTCTTCGAAAGCCTGCCGGGCACACGCAAGCTGCGCATTCACTTCCACCGCTTCATGCACCGCATCCATGCCGAACTCAAGGGGCTGACCGGCCAGGCCGATCCCCTCAAGCTCATCGCCAGCAGGCTGGCGGACGAGGTGGATGTCATCTGCTTCGACGAGTTTTTCGTCTCCGACATCACCGATGCCATGCTGCTGGGCACCCTGTTCCAGGAACTGTTCGGCCACGGCGTCGTGCTGGTGGCGACGTCCAACATTCCACCCAAGGATCTCTATCGCAACGGCTTGCAGCGGGCGCGTTTCCTGCCCGCCATCGCGCTCATCGAGCGGCACTGCGAGATCCTCAATGTGGACGGAGGGGTGGACTATCGCCTGCGGACCCTGGAGCAGGCCGAGATCTATCATTTCCCCCTGGATGAAGAAGCCAAAAGCAATCTGGAACGCTACTTCAGCCAGTTGACGGGGTTGCCTCAGGCGATCCCAGCCCCTCTTGAAGTCAATCATCGTCAGCTGAGCGCGCTGGGGAAAGGGGAAGGAGTGCTCTACATGGAGTTTGAGCAGCTCTGCTGTACTCCACGCTCCCAGGGGGATTACATCGAGCTGGCCCGGGAATTTCACACCGTCTTGCTGGCCAATGTGCAGCCCATGGGCACGGGGACGGATGATGCCGCCCGCCGCTTCATCGCCATGGTGGACGAGTTCTACGAGCGGCACGTCAAGCTCATCTTGTCGGCAGCGGTACCCATGGTTGAACTCTACGGAGACGGCCTGCTGAATTTCGAATTCAAGCGCTGCCTTTCACGGCTCCAGGAGATGCAATCGCACGAATACCTTGCCAGAGTGCACCTTCCTTAG
- the sspA gene encoding stringent starvation protein SspA: MAVAANKRSVMTLFSGANDMFSHQVRIVLAEKGVSVDICQVDPSNLPDELAELNPYNSVPTLVDRELALYTSRIIMEYLDERFPHPPLMPVYPVARGNSRLMMHRIELDWYSLADKIMAGTDADAARAELRDNLLAIAPIFGEMPYFMSEEFGLVDCYMAPLLWRLPSLGIDFTGRGAKELKAYMVRLFERESFQASLTEAEREIRASI; the protein is encoded by the coding sequence ATGGCTGTAGCTGCCAATAAGCGTTCGGTAATGACGCTGTTTTCCGGTGCCAACGATATGTTCAGCCATCAGGTGCGCATTGTCCTGGCGGAGAAGGGGGTGAGCGTGGATATCTGCCAGGTTGACCCAAGCAACCTGCCGGACGAGCTGGCCGAGCTGAACCCGTACAACAGTGTGCCGACCCTGGTGGATCGCGAACTGGCGTTGTACACCTCGCGCATCATCATGGAGTATCTGGACGAGCGCTTCCCGCACCCGCCGCTGATGCCGGTCTACCCGGTGGCGCGTGGTAACAGCCGCCTGATGATGCACCGCATCGAGCTGGACTGGTACTCCCTGGCCGATAAGATCATGGCGGGTACCGATGCCGACGCCGCGCGTGCCGAGCTGCGGGACAACCTGCTGGCCATCGCCCCCATCTTCGGTGAGATGCCCTATTTCATGAGCGAAGAGTTCGGTCTGGTCGACTGCTACATGGCCCCGCTGCTGTGGCGTCTGCCGAGCCTGGGTATCGACTTCACCGGTCGTGGTGCCAAAGAGCTGAAGGCCTACATGGTTCGTCTGTTCGAGCGTGAATCCTTCCAGGCCTCCCTGACCGAGGCCGAGCGCGAGATCCGTGCCAGCATATGA
- a CDS encoding YhcB family protein, with the protein MTLLNGILLAVAALIIGVLVGRFTVRSRDAGRLEQELKKAHKELESYQGQINTHFADSAALMEQLADQYQTLYRHMAEQSKFLAKVQEPLFRESEAEEVKDESANEQPGLPPRDYAGASGLLKQSS; encoded by the coding sequence ATGACTCTGTTAAACGGGATCCTGCTGGCGGTAGCCGCCCTGATCATCGGCGTTCTGGTCGGTCGTTTTACTGTCCGCAGCCGCGATGCCGGGCGCCTGGAGCAGGAGCTGAAAAAGGCCCACAAGGAGCTGGAAAGCTACCAGGGTCAGATCAACACCCACTTCGCCGACAGCGCAGCCCTGATGGAACAGCTGGCCGATCAATACCAGACCCTCTATCGCCACATGGCCGAGCAGAGCAAGTTCCTGGCCAAGGTACAGGAGCCGCTGTTCCGCGAGTCAGAGGCCGAAGAGGTGAAGGATGAATCAGCCAATGAGCAGCCGGGTCTGCCGCCCCGTGACTATGCGGGCGCCTCGGGTCTGCTCAAGCAATCCAGCTAG
- a CDS encoding Do family serine endopeptidase → MRKSLSVFSVLALSVGIALSAAPAQAALPLLANNQEMPSLAPVLEQVTPAVVNISVSGKKITRQRLPEQFRFFFGPNMPDEQVSEQPFQALGSGVIIDAKKGYVITNAHVVHEADEIKVNLKDGREYAAKKIGEDKQSDIALLQIKADDLVQIKFADSDDLRVGDYALAIGNPFGLGQTVTSGIVSALGRSGLNIENLENFIQTDAAINSGNSGGALLNLRGELIGINTAILGPNGGNIGIGFAIPSNMVRDLSEQIVKYGEVRRGQLGITGTELTSDIAKSFGYNKKDGAFVNQVMPDSAAAKAGIKAGDIIVSIDGKAIRSFGELRAKIATMGADKQVALGLIRDGKEQTVKVTLKKADDSEILASALHPALEGAKLSTTSEPVTGVAVSDIDPRSPAAASGLQKGDIIIGVNRLRINSLGELTKALKDKPEVLALNIQRGDSSLYLVIR, encoded by the coding sequence ATGCGTAAATCTCTTTCTGTATTCAGTGTATTAGCCCTCAGTGTCGGTATCGCCCTGTCTGCGGCGCCAGCGCAAGCTGCCCTGCCCCTGCTGGCGAACAACCAGGAGATGCCGAGCCTGGCCCCCGTCCTCGAGCAGGTCACCCCTGCCGTGGTCAACATCTCCGTCTCTGGCAAAAAGATCACTCGCCAGCGCCTGCCCGAACAATTCCGCTTCTTCTTCGGCCCCAACATGCCTGACGAGCAGGTGAGCGAGCAGCCCTTCCAGGCGCTCGGCTCCGGCGTCATCATCGATGCGAAGAAAGGCTATGTGATCACTAACGCCCACGTGGTTCATGAGGCGGACGAGATCAAGGTCAATCTGAAGGACGGCCGTGAATATGCCGCCAAGAAGATAGGCGAAGACAAGCAGTCCGACATCGCCCTGCTGCAAATCAAGGCCGATGACCTGGTACAAATTAAGTTTGCCGATTCCGACGACCTGCGGGTCGGTGACTATGCGCTCGCCATCGGCAACCCGTTCGGCCTGGGCCAGACCGTCACCTCCGGCATCGTCAGTGCCCTCGGTCGCAGCGGCCTCAACATCGAAAACCTGGAAAACTTCATCCAGACCGATGCGGCCATCAACTCCGGCAACTCAGGCGGTGCCCTGCTCAACCTACGTGGCGAGCTGATCGGCATCAACACCGCCATTCTGGGACCGAACGGCGGCAACATCGGTATCGGCTTCGCCATCCCGTCCAACATGGTGCGGGACCTGTCGGAGCAGATCGTCAAGTACGGTGAGGTCCGTCGTGGCCAACTGGGGATCACGGGTACCGAGCTGACCTCTGATATCGCCAAGTCCTTCGGTTACAACAAGAAGGATGGTGCCTTCGTCAACCAGGTCATGCCCGACTCCGCGGCGGCCAAGGCCGGCATCAAGGCAGGGGATATCATCGTCAGCATCGATGGCAAGGCCATCCGCTCCTTCGGTGAGCTGCGTGCCAAGATAGCCACCATGGGGGCCGACAAGCAGGTGGCGCTCGGCCTTATCCGTGATGGCAAGGAGCAGACCGTCAAGGTCACCCTGAAGAAGGCCGATGACAGCGAGATCCTCGCCAGTGCCCTGCACCCGGCACTCGAAGGCGCCAAGCTCAGCACCACCTCAGAGCCGGTGACCGGCGTGGCCGTCTCCGATATCGATCCGCGCTCCCCTGCCGCCGCCTCCGGCCTGCAGAAGGGCGACATCATCATCGGGGTCAACCGCCTGCGCATCAACAGCCTGGGTGAACTGACCAAGGCGCTGAAGGACAAGCCGGAAGTGCTGGCGCTGAACATCCAGCGTGGCGACTCCTCCCTCTATTTGGTGATCCGTTAA
- a CDS encoding ClpXP protease specificity-enhancing factor — protein MSTEPTMTPSRPYLLRAFFDWLLDNDLTPHLVVNANIPHVMVPMQFVQDGQIVLNIAPRAVGQFHMDNDAVSFSARFGGVSQQVYIPMAAILAIHARENGVGTLFPPEPGYDLWLEQAEAPAEPEPEPPRPSGRPTLKVIK, from the coding sequence ATGAGTACGGAACCTACCATGACTCCCAGTCGCCCGTACCTGCTACGGGCGTTCTTCGACTGGCTGCTGGATAACGATCTGACCCCCCATCTGGTGGTCAATGCCAATATTCCCCATGTGATGGTGCCGATGCAGTTCGTTCAGGATGGTCAAATCGTCCTGAACATAGCGCCACGGGCCGTGGGTCAGTTCCACATGGATAATGATGCCGTCAGCTTCAGCGCCCGCTTCGGCGGCGTGTCGCAGCAGGTCTACATCCCCATGGCGGCGATCCTGGCCATCCATGCCCGGGAGAACGGCGTGGGGACCTTGTTCCCGCCGGAGCCGGGTTATGATCTCTGGCTGGAACAGGCCGAAGCGCCGGCAGAACCGGAGCCGGAACCGCCGCGTCCCAGTGGTCGCCCGACCCTCAAGGTCATCAAATGA
- a CDS encoding cytochrome b produces the protein MLTKLMGWIDDRFPLTAMYNDHMAKYPAPKNLNFWYFFGSLAMLVLVNQIITGIWLTMNYNPSAEGAFASVEYIMRDVDYGWLLRYMHSTGASAFFVVVYLHMFRGMIYGSYQKPRELLWIFGMLIFLVLMAEAFMGYLLPWGQMSFWGAQVIISLFGAIPVIGDDLTLWIRGDYVISGATLNRFFALHVIALPLVLVMLVAMHILALHEVGSNNPDGIDIKKHKDEKGWPLDAVAFHPYFTVKDMIGVAGFLFLFCAIIFFKPDMWGYFLEKPNFEVANGLKTPEHIAPVWYFTPFYAILRAVPDKLLGVIMMGLSIVVLFLLPWLDRCKVRSVRYRSTLHKLNIAQFVVCFIILGVLGVLPSTPTLTLVAQICSLGYFGFFVLLFFYSKNESTKPLPERVTFK, from the coding sequence ATGTTGACCAAACTCATGGGCTGGATCGACGATCGTTTCCCGCTCACCGCCATGTACAACGATCACATGGCCAAGTATCCCGCGCCCAAGAACCTGAACTTCTGGTACTTCTTCGGCTCGCTGGCCATGCTGGTGCTGGTCAACCAGATCATCACCGGTATCTGGCTGACCATGAACTACAACCCTTCCGCCGAAGGTGCCTTCGCCTCGGTGGAGTACATCATGCGGGATGTGGACTACGGCTGGTTGCTGCGTTACATGCACTCCACCGGTGCCTCCGCTTTCTTCGTGGTGGTCTATCTGCACATGTTCCGCGGCATGATCTACGGCTCATATCAGAAGCCGCGCGAGCTGCTGTGGATCTTCGGCATGTTGATCTTCCTGGTGCTGATGGCGGAAGCCTTCATGGGCTATCTGCTGCCCTGGGGACAGATGTCGTTCTGGGGGGCCCAGGTCATCATCTCGCTGTTTGGCGCCATCCCGGTCATCGGTGACGATCTGACCCTGTGGATCCGGGGGGACTACGTCATCTCGGGTGCCACCCTGAACCGCTTCTTCGCACTGCACGTCATCGCCCTGCCGCTGGTGCTGGTGATGCTGGTGGCCATGCACATACTGGCGCTGCACGAAGTGGGTTCCAACAACCCGGACGGCATCGACATCAAGAAGCACAAGGACGAGAAGGGCTGGCCTCTGGATGCGGTGGCATTCCACCCGTACTTCACCGTCAAGGACATGATCGGGGTGGCAGGCTTCCTGTTTCTGTTCTGCGCCATCATCTTCTTCAAGCCGGACATGTGGGGCTACTTCCTCGAGAAGCCGAACTTCGAAGTGGCAAACGGTCTGAAGACGCCGGAGCACATTGCGCCCGTCTGGTATTTCACCCCCTTCTACGCCATCTTGCGGGCGGTGCCGGACAAGCTGCTGGGGGTCATCATGATGGGCCTCTCCATCGTCGTGCTGTTCCTGCTGCCCTGGCTGGATCGCTGCAAGGTGCGCTCGGTGCGCTATCGCAGCACCCTGCACAAGTTGAACATCGCCCAGTTCGTGGTCTGCTTCATCATTCTGGGGGTCTTGGGGGTGCTGCCGTCGACGCCGACCCTGACGCTGGTCGCGCAGATCTGTTCGCTGGGGTATTTCGGATTCTTCGTCCTGTTGTTCTTCTACAGCAAGAATGAGAGCACCAAGCCGCTGCCGGAGAGGGTGACATTCAAATGA